In Saprospiraceae bacterium, one DNA window encodes the following:
- a CDS encoding TonB-dependent receptor plug domain-containing protein translates to MTFSYTGFQTLEQDVSAQAFIEVVLQEGLLLEEALVTALGIRKDERSLGFGVEKIKGDELTTVPQANFVNLLSGRAAGVTVLGSAGGNLGGSSRITIRGLRSIIGENQPLFVVDGVPMDNSNFTNISQIKADGSGTVYESQRDYGNAIQDLNPEDIDNISILKVKQLLLCTDLAEPTV, encoded by the coding sequence TTGACTTTCAGTTATACAGGATTTCAAACTTTAGAGCAGGATGTTTCAGCACAAGCTTTCATAGAAGTTGTTTTGCAGGAAGGCCTCTTGTTGGAGGAAGCACTTGTAACGGCTCTGGGTATCAGAAAGGATGAACGTTCGTTAGGATTCGGAGTTGAAAAAATAAAAGGAGACGAACTCACCACCGTACCACAAGCCAACTTCGTTAATCTTTTATCAGGTCGCGCTGCGGGTGTGACTGTGTTGGGTTCAGCGGGTGGTAATCTGGGTGGATCTTCAAGAATTACCATACGAGGATTGAGATCCATAATTGGGGAAAATCAACCTTTGTTCGTAGTCGACGGTGTGCCTATGGACAATTCCAATTTCACTAATATTAGTCAGATAAAAGCAGATGGAAGTGGAACAGTATATGAAAGTCAAAGAGACTATGGAAATGCCATACAGGATCTCAATCCGGAGGATATTGATAACATCAGTATATTAAAGGTCAAGCAGCTGCTGCTCTGTACGGATCTCGCGGAGCCAACGGTGTGA
- a CDS encoding TonB-dependent receptor, producing MIQNIHSERELESFYGSFSFAWKNKLYLELTGRQDWSSTLPVNNNAYFYPSASFSYVFSDDLIIPNLSFGKLRLAWAKVGSDGDPYSLYKTYVGNPNFGNYANYTVSNTLNKSDLTPEQTQSLEVGFDLRFFKDRAAIDMCFYTGKTLDQIIPLTSSATTGFTRQFINAGEISNIGFELVLHGIPIRKTNFSWGIDFQFGKNNNKVVSLVPEDQSIQSYP from the coding sequence TTGATTCAAAATATCCATTCAGAAAGGGAATTGGAGAGCTTTTACGGATCATTCTCTTTTGCATGGAAAAATAAATTATATCTTGAATTAACTGGGCGGCAAGACTGGTCCAGCACTTTGCCGGTCAATAACAATGCATACTTTTATCCATCAGCTTCATTCAGTTATGTATTCTCTGACGATCTGATAATTCCAAATTTGAGCTTTGGAAAGTTGCGGCTGGCCTGGGCGAAGGTTGGCTCTGATGGGGACCCCTATAGCCTTTATAAAACGTATGTTGGAAATCCAAATTTTGGAAACTATGCCAATTACACGGTCAGTAATACCTTGAATAAAAGTGATCTTACACCTGAACAAACACAATCTCTGGAAGTGGGTTTTGACCTTCGATTTTTTAAAGACCGCGCTGCTATAGATATGTGTTTTTATACTGGAAAAACGCTGGATCAAATTATTCCACTAACCAGTTCCGCTACTACTGGATTCACTCGGCAATTCATCAATGCAGGCGAGATCAGTAATATAGGTTTTGAATTGGTGTTGCACGGAATACCTATTCGAAAAACAAACTTCAGTTGGGGAATAGATTTCCAATTTGGAAAAAATAATAATAAAGTGGTTTCTCTTGTGCCAGAGGATCAAAGCATCCAATCTTACCCTTAG
- a CDS encoding SusD/RagB family nutrient-binding outer membrane lipoprotein, which produces MLYISVDDGCFWSRSYQEALKGDKNKTPAYASQREIYFGILDELHQAILDMDESAGSYGGADIIYSGDVSKWKKFAHSLILRISMRMSDVEPEKAKLEFEKAFAQGFLNNLDHACFKYLSTFPNNNPLHQQRIERGDADLGLSDILIDKTLKPLNDPRLAVWGDVRTNGVVISEGPMDKLATMLQFLQTITPSPAALL; this is translated from the coding sequence CTGTTATACATTTCAGTTGATGACGGATGTTTTTGGTCCCGTTCCTATCAGGAAGCTTTAAAGGGCGATAAAAATAAAACTCCTGCTTATGCCAGTCAAAGAGAAATTTACTTTGGTATTCTGGATGAACTACATCAAGCAATATTAGATATGGATGAAAGTGCCGGAAGTTATGGAGGAGCGGACATCATTTATTCGGGCGATGTAAGCAAGTGGAAAAAATTTGCACATTCGCTCATTCTGCGAATTTCAATGAGAATGAGTGATGTCGAACCAGAAAAAGCAAAACTGGAATTTGAGAAAGCATTTGCACAGGGCTTCTTGAACAATCTTGATCATGCTTGTTTTAAATATTTGAGTACATTTCCTAATAATAACCCGCTTCACCAGCAAAGAATAGAACGTGGGGATGCTGACTTGGGTCTTTCGGACATTTTGATCGATAAAACCTTAAAACCACTGAATGACCCAAGGCTTGCTGTTTGGGGAGATGTGAGAACAAACGGGGTGGTTATTTCGGAAGGCCCTATGGACAAACTAGCAACAATGCTGCAATTTCTTCAGACAATTACTCCCAGCCCAGCGGCTCTTTTGTAA
- a CDS encoding SusD/RagB family nutrient-binding outer membrane lipoprotein yields MTAKFAFWLPKGIERGWSIGGTSEDWYNKAIIASFEEWGIMDVQMAEDYLKQTEVNYATAAGDWNQKIGVQKWLSLFMQGFQAWTEWRRLDFQKLEAPVDGAIGEIGMHPAPLRLVYPSAEQTLNARNYFKALDLLKGEDKLSTRVWWDVK; encoded by the coding sequence ATTACAGCGAAGTTTGCTTTCTGGCTGCCGAAGGGCATAGAACGAGGTTGGTCCATTGGTGGGACGTCCGAAGATTGGTACAATAAAGCGATCATCGCTTCTTTTGAAGAATGGGGAATTATGGACGTTCAGATGGCAGAAGATTATTTGAAACAAACTGAGGTGAATTATGCGACAGCTGCCGGTGATTGGAATCAAAAAATTGGTGTTCAAAAATGGCTGTCTTTATTTATGCAGGGATTTCAGGCCTGGACCGAATGGCGAAGACTGGATTTTCAAAAATTGGAGGCTCCGGTAGATGGTGCGATTGGAGAAATTGGAATGCATCCGGCTCCCCTTCGATTGGTTTACCCATCAGCTGAGCAAACCCTAAATGCCAGAAATTATTTTAAGGCTTTAGATTTGCTTAAAGGGGAAGATAAATTAAGCACAAGAGTGTGGTGGGATGTTAAATGA
- a CDS encoding caspase family protein has translation MNLLTTNNHQRASNSNTFAVVVGISNYHDKGIPDLKYAHRDAIAFVDWLKGTGMVKVPEDHIQLLIDSMATRAQFNAALDGILDQAREGDLVYLYFSGHGDVETKTIAKFGYLLCYDSPPNNYAAGAFSLDYLQAIVSTLASNKTKVVVIADACHAGKLAGSNVLGSRLTSTELVRQYANEIKILSCQPNETSVEGEYWGGGRGVFSYYLTDGLSGFADQNEDRQIKLMELANYLQTNVSRDVDPHKQIPVIAGDLSETINLVDEKQFLAMMNEKKFPKILDMWIQGELRNKHWHSSTL, from the coding sequence GTGAACCTTCTAACAACTAACAACCATCAACGAGCATCTAATTCAAACACATTTGCGGTAGTCGTTGGCATTTCCAATTATCACGATAAAGGTATTCCAGATTTAAAATACGCCCACCGCGATGCCATAGCGTTTGTAGATTGGTTGAAGGGAACGGGTATGGTAAAGGTTCCGGAAGACCACATACAATTACTCATTGATTCTATGGCGACCCGGGCCCAATTCAATGCAGCATTGGATGGAATTTTGGATCAAGCCCGGGAAGGAGACTTAGTTTACCTTTATTTTTCAGGGCATGGGGATGTTGAAACAAAAACCATAGCAAAATTCGGTTATTTATTGTGTTACGATTCGCCTCCAAATAATTATGCGGCGGGTGCATTTTCATTAGATTATTTACAGGCAATCGTTTCGACTTTGGCAAGCAATAAAACAAAAGTGGTTGTCATTGCGGATGCTTGTCATGCTGGTAAATTGGCGGGAAGTAATGTTCTGGGATCCAGACTGACAAGTACTGAATTGGTCCGACAATATGCAAATGAAATCAAGATCCTTTCCTGTCAACCCAATGAAACAAGTGTGGAAGGAGAATACTGGGGCGGAGGCAGAGGGGTGTTCAGTTATTATCTCACAGATGGACTTTCTGGATTTGCTGATCAAAATGAAGATCGTCAGATCAAGTTGATGGAACTGGCAAATTACTTACAAACGAATGTAAGTCGGGACGTTGATCCACATAAGCAAATACCGGTCATAGCAGGGGACCTGTCAGAGACCATCAACTTGGTGGACGAGAAACAATTCCTTGCCATGATGAACGAAAAAAAATTTCCAAAAATCTTAGACATGTGGATACAAGGGGAATTGAGGAACAAACATTGGCACAGCTCGACTCTGTAA